The Prunus dulcis chromosome 3, ALMONDv2, whole genome shotgun sequence genome segment GTTAGTCATATGTTTTACACACACAACGATTGGATTGTTAGGGATTAAAGAACCCACattcaaaaattacaaaacacattttaCATTGGTTCACAGAGCAAAGATATGACATGTTCTTCTCAGCTACAATGCATAAAGTTcaaatctttttttctctcgATTTCAAAGGTTGAACATTTGTAtcttaatttaaattcaattatCTAAACTAAAGCTACCAAACAATCATAAAAAATGAGAATAATCAACTTCCCTTCCACTCTTTCCTATTTCCTCAATTTCCCgagcaaccaaaaaaagaaatgtgaCGAAAAGCAGGAAAAAGCCCAGAAGTAAAAGAGACCTTCTTTTGTTGCGCTTAGCAGCGTCACGCGTCCTGCGCTTCTTCTCGTCCTGCTTATTCTCAAAGTACCTCCTCCTCTTAGTTTCTTGAATAACACCGGCCCTCATGACCTCTCTCCTGAACCTGTTAAGCAGCCTCTCCTCGGGTTCGTTGTCGTCCACAATAACTTGCACATTGTAGGCCGACTTAAAGAAGAGGGTGTTGGCATAAGCCAGAGAGGGGCATATCACAGACTctacagaagaagaagaagggccATATGCAGAGGGACCCCCTTGAGCGATCAGTGGGGCCACCCCATCTCTGGTCTTCTGGGTCTGTAAAATAGGGAGCTGGGTTGGTGGGGTTTTGGGTTGTGATGGTAGCTTTGAGGGATTGAGGAAGGAGAACAAGTTGCAGAGAGAGGATGAGGCAGCCATGGATTACTTTGTTGATTGGAGTGCTAAGACTTGTCGACCTTCTGATTTTGGTGTTATCTTCTtttccagttttttttttccttttttttttttttttttgggaggaATAGGATAGACAGAGTGGTCCAAGACTCTAAGTGGGTTTGAGTATGAGATTAGCCTGATAGAGTTGGGCCTGgtttgaagaaattggtccTGTCGATTTGCATGATACACCAATGTGTTTGATGGACTTCAAACTTGGACCGTAAGTCCTAGTCAATCACTTTGGAGTTAGACCTGACACTGTAGAGCCCCAGTTCAAAAAAGTGACCGTAATGTTTTGTGCCATATTAAGGGAAGGAGGAATTGAACCTAAGACCTCCAATGCATGGATAAATACTTTTAATCACTTAAGTTATAAATTCTTATAGGGGCTTTTTCGTCTCCTCAGCTACTAATGGCCCTGGGTTGCTGTAAAGAGCCAAATGTATGAAATTGCCACTTGAGTCTGAGTTCAAAGATCAAACCCCAAGAGTGTTTCGAAAGGGTAGctgagccttaggaaacaccttaggcttcttcaccaatgaaaccaacagtcgcttacagataaattcttggtttagcatgagaagcttgtggcatgggagctgagCATTCATAACTttagcaagagagagagagaaagagagagacaatAAGTGGGTAGTTTGAGCAATTTTCCGACAAGCTGACAAAAGCTTGGTTAAACTCTGAAATGGCTTGCCATatgagaaaatgagagaagaaGTTTGCTCGCTGGATATGGGTTGCTTGCCCTTTTTTGAGTTGTTTTGGTGGGTAGAAGGTGCCTCCCTTTTTATAGTCGCTGAAAGCTCCTTATTCCCAAGAAAACCTTAGTTGGTTCTCTCTAATTTTGCCAAGTCTCCcttttcatttctcttctcttcctttgacTAATCCCATTTTGTGAAATATTCCTCTGTCCAAACACACAAAGACAAtatttttgggagctctaAGGCTTTCCTGCAGCTGCTTCAGTAATGAACTCCCATTTTTGGCTACCTCCtcaccttctttctttctctcttccatGGCAAGAGCTGGTGGGAGAAAGAAATGGGTAAGGGCGCTGGTTTGAAGGGTGTTTTGTTCGAGtatc includes the following:
- the LOC117623627 gene encoding 30S ribosomal protein S21, chloroplastic, whose product is MAASSSLCNLFSFLNPSKLPSQPKTPPTQLPILQTQKTRDGVAPLIAQGGPSAYGPSSSSVESVICPSLAYANTLFFKSAYNVQVIVDDNEPEERLLNRFRREVMRAGVIQETKRRRYFENKQDEKKRRTRDAAKRNKRSRRPFSRPFQQKPEVPETKKSDDDGDNWDLPQGDIPY